In Archocentrus centrarchus isolate MPI-CPG fArcCen1 chromosome 21, fArcCen1, whole genome shotgun sequence, the following are encoded in one genomic region:
- the LOC115800162 gene encoding olfactory receptor 6N2-like: protein MDVELNVTLLTLGGFVELHRYRYLYFVVIFTLYILILCCNSTIVCIIWTHKNLHEPMYIFIAALLINSVLYSTTIYPKLLSDVLSEKQVLSYPLCLFQAFSYYTSTGSEFLLLAAMAYDRYVSICKPLQYPVIMNKITVHVCLVLAWVIPAFEIAVSIVLYSNVKLCSFTLTVIFCNNSFYKLQCVPSVAISIYGVVTLINIGLLPLLFILFSYIRILRISYQSCREVRKKAAKTCLPHLLVLINFSCFIGFDAIIMRLESDLSKTLRLILSFQSILFHPLLNPIIYGLKMSEISKHLKILLCLVKKH from the coding sequence ATGGATGTTGAATTAAATGTAACATTATTAACTCTTGGTGGGTTTGTAGAATTGCACAGATACAGATATCTTTATTTTGTCGTCATATTCACACTTTATATTCTGATACTCTGCTGTAATTCCACTATAGTGTGCATTATCTGGACTCACAAAAACCTTCATGAGCcaatgtacattttcattgcagcttTATTAATCAACTCTGTTCTTTACAGCACAACTATTTATCCAAAGCTTTTATCTGATGTTTTGTCtgaaaaacaggttttatcataTCCACTTTGTCTCTTCCAAGCTTTTTCATATTACACCTCGACTGGTTCAGAGTTTTTACTGTTGGCAGCCATGGCCTATGACAGGTATGTGTCTATATGCAAACCCCTGCAATATCCAGTTATCATGAATAAAATaactgtacatgtctgtctggTTTTAGCTTGGGTTATACCTGCTTTTGAGATTGCAGTGTCAATTGTGTTGTATTCTAATGTAAAACTCTGTAGCTTTACCCTGACAGTAATTTTTTGTAACAATTCATTTTACAAGCTTCAGTGTGTGCCCTCAGTAGCAATATCTATATATGGTGTAGTCACGCTGATAAATATTGGCCTTCTGCCTCTGCTTTTCATACTTTTTTCATACATCAGGATTCTTAGGATATCTTACCAAAGTTGTAGAGAAgtgaggaaaaaagctgcaaagACCTGTTTACCCCACTTGCTGGTGTTAATCAACTTCTCCTGTTTTATTGGTTTTGATGCAATTATAATGAGACTGGAATCTGATTTATCAAAAACTCTTCGTTTGATATTAAGCTTTCAATCgattttatttcatcctctTTTAAATCCAATTATATATGGActcaaaatgagtgaaattTCCAAACATCTCAAGATATTGTTATGCCTAGTTAAAAAACACTGA
- the LOC115800083 gene encoding olfactory receptor 13C2-like yields the protein MEKELNVTYITLDWYVEVNKYRYVYFFIMFTFYILIICSNSTIVYLIWIHKNLHEPMYIFIAALLLNCVLYTTNIYPKLLIDFLSEKQVTSYSACLFQFFMFYTLGSSEFLLLAAMAYDRYVAICKPLQYQTIMRKNTVCIFLVIAWVAPSCHTAVLAIASAEAKLCDFNVKGIFCNNAVYTLQCVRSRLITIFGVVCLLNLVILPMLFVVFTYTKIFIVSYRSCKEIRKKAAETCLPHLLVLISYSVFFIYDVSIARVESNFPKTARIIMNLQIVLYHPLFNPFIYGLKMKEISKHLKRLLSQGNMSSCFKTEC from the coding sequence ATGGAGAAAGAGTTAAATGTTACCTATATAACTCTGGACTGGTATGTAGAAGTTAACAAGTAcagatatgtttatttttttattatgtttacattttatattctAATAATCTGCAGTAATTCTACTATTGTTTATCTCATCTGGATTCATAAAAATCTTCATGAGCctatgtacattttcattgcagcttTGCTCCTGAACTGTGTTCTTTACACTACAAATATTTACCCCAAacttctgattgactttttatctgaaaaacaaGTCACATCATATTCAGCCtgtctctttcagttttttatgttttacactCTAGGCAGTTCAGAGTTCCTTCTCTTGGCAGCCATGGCTTATGACAGATATGTGGCTATATGCAAACCTCTGCAATATCAAACtataatgagaaaaaacactgtGTGCATTTTCCTGGTCATAGCTTGGGTCGCACCTTCTTGCCATACAGCTGTCCTTGCAATAGCGAGTGCTGAAGCTAAACTGTGTGACTTTAATGTAAAAGGAATATTTTGTAACAATGCAGTTTACACTCTTCAGTGTGTAAGATCAAGATTAATTACTATATTTGGAGTGGTTTGTTTATTAAATCTTGTAATACTTCCTATGCTCTTCGTAGTtttcacatacacaaaaatatttatagTTTCTTATCGAAGTTGCAAAGAAATTAGGAAGAAAGCTGCAGAGACCTGTTTACCCCATCTGTTAGTTTTAATCAGctactctgttttttttatatatgatgTCAGTATAGCTCGAGTGGAATCAAATTTTCCAAAAACTGCACGTATAATAATGAATTTACAAATAGTGCTCTATCATCCTTTGTTTAATCCATTCATATACGGTCTCAAGATGAAGGAAATTTCTAAACACCTAAAAAGGCTTCTTTCTCAGGGCAACATGAGCTCTTGTTTTAAAACTGAATGCTAA
- the LOC115800085 gene encoding LOW QUALITY PROTEIN: olfactory receptor 6N2-like (The sequence of the model RefSeq protein was modified relative to this genomic sequence to represent the inferred CDS: inserted 2 bases in 2 codons), translated as MDDKLNLTYITLDGYVEVEKYRYVYFVIXFTLYVLIVCFNALIICLIVIHQSLHEPMYIFIAALLINSIFYSTTIYPKLLLDVLSXKQIISYTMCHVQLFLFYTSGGSQFLLLAAMAYDRYVSICKPLQYPAIMRKTTVCVFLVLSWIVPACQVAGSSVLSATTRVCNFTLQGIFCNNSVYKLHCVSSRVLSVYGVIILLNVAFFPMLYIVFTYTKILIISYQRCGRLRKKAAQTCFPHLLVLLNYSLFCTYDILVVRLESDISKTVRSILTLQVVLYTPLFNPIIYGLKMKEISKQLKRLFCQVK; from the exons ATGGACGATAAACTAAATTTAACTTACATAACTCTTGATGGGTATGTAGAGGTGGAGAAGTACAGATATGTatattttgtga attttacACTATATGTTCTAATAGTTTGCTTTAATGCTCTCATTATTTGTCTGATTGTGATTCATCAAAGCCTTCATGAGcccatgtatatttttattgcaGCTTTGCTGATTAATTCTATTTTTTACAGCACAACTATCTACCCAAAGCTTTTGCTTGATGTTTTAT GAAAACAGATCATATCATACACAATGTGTCAcgttcagttatttttattttacacttcAGGGGGGTCACAATTTTTACTGTTGGCAGCCATGGCCTATGACAGATATGTGTCTATATGCAAACCTTTGCAATATCCAGCTATCATGAGAAAAACtacagtttgtgtgttcttgGTCTTATCTTGGATTGTGCCTGCTTGTCAGGTTGCAGGATCATCAGTACTAAGTGCTACTACAAGAGTGTGTAACTTTACTCTGCAAGGAATATTTTGCAATAATTCAGTTTACAAACTTCATTGTGTGAGTTCAAGAGTTCTGTCTGTTTATGGTGTGATTATTTTGCtcaatgttgcattttttcCTATGCTCTACATAGTTTTCACTTACACAAAGATTCTTATAATATCCTATCAAAGGTGTGGAAGACTCAGAAAAAAAGCTGCACAGACCTGTTTCCCTCACCTGCTGGTTTTACTCAACTATTCATTGTTCTGTACATATGATATTCTTGTAGTTCGACTGGAATCTGATATTTCAAAGACTGTACGTTCAATACTGACTTTACAAGTCGTTTTGTATACTCCACTATTTAATCCAATCATATATGgactaaaaatgaaagaaatttcaAAACAACTCAAGAGGTTGTTCTGCCaagtaaagtga